DNA from Hippoglossus hippoglossus isolate fHipHip1 chromosome 13, fHipHip1.pri, whole genome shotgun sequence:
CCTGTCCCTGCACAACAACCACATGTCCAAGGTACAGATCCCACTCTCATGTTCATGTCCACATGCACAAATAATACAGACACAAGTGCCAGTAGCTTTTAGAAAGACATTATAATGTCACTATGCAACTATGCAATGCAATTCAACAATTCTAAATAAACCTCGGGTCAGATAAGTCACTGAAACCATGAATATTTTCATTGCTGATTTTGAAACCCCTTAAATTTTGTGAGCGCTTGAAGTCATGTGGCTGTAAAGTTGCTGACCagcactttgtgtgtgtcacctgcTGTAGGTGCTGACCAAGGAGATCTATGACAAGCTGAGGGGCAAGTCCACCCCCAGCGGCTTCACCGTGGATGACGTCATCCAGACCGGTGTGGACAACCCAGGTAAGAAAGAGCGAGGATTCAGGACTCACATTAACTTTAGTATTCACTATTAATTGCTAGGATTGTGGATTTGCCTCTAGAATCTATTTGTACCTAAATTATAAAGTGACATGAGActatttatcatgtttttatcaGAAGTTCTCCTTATTGTCTCCTTATTTTCACACAATCAAATCTTGCTAGCAATGTTAGCGTCTTCCTCACGCTCCCTCTTGTTCCACAGGTCACCCCTTCATCATGACCGTGGGCTGCGTTGCTGGTGATGAGGAGTGCTACGAGGTCTTCAAGGATCTGCTGGACCCCATCATCTCCGACCGTCACGGTGGATACAAGCCCACCGACAAGCACAAGACCGACCTGGAGTTCGAGCACCTGAAGGTGAGAGCAGACGAGCATCATGGTATCGTTATAGATCAGCACTGCTTCTTAAAGAAGGAAGGAGCCCAATAAGTTTACTAACTAAATTGAAAGTGTTACTGGAAACCTTTATGTCAAGTTTCTAACTTCTTTTAGTTCGGGCCCGAGCACtgacggtgggaggccctcttgaaattgtaaggattattcttattatagtgACCCAAATGAATTGGATTTTgaggctttaacatgctcaacttcttaccaaactttgcagaaaattagaaagtggtgaaaatgtacgtattctggagtaatgtgaaatgggcgtggcaaaatggctcaacagcgccccctggaacgcagcccctaggtttccctttgaccgatcttcacaaaaatcgtactatattttatattttatatatatattcatatataccaGTTGCACAAAAAAGGCGTTAtggcggagcgttatggaaaaacgcaacaggaagtcgcctatttttgacgttacacgttcgatcatatcaactttaaatgacgtcatttgatcatttgatcgctctctccactaactgcaacaggcttcaaaatgcatgaGCTCGGGcacgttagtgctacaacgttatatttatattttactcaaTAATTTATTGAGCCCATAAATTCTACAGAATCTGGCAGACACGTTTATAAACACTTTTTACTCCTtcagatattttagttttgtattaTCTCATATAAAGGTCGATATATAATTAACTTTTACAAAAGTTAGACCGTCTCCACATGAGTGAAATAAGCAAATTTGTCaataagagataaaaaaaacagagaatattcatgtgtttgttgtgtttttctgtctcctctcaggGAGGTGATGACCTGGACCCCAACTACGTGCTGTCCAGCCGTGTGCGTACCGGCCGCAGCATCAAGGGATTCACCCTGCCCCCCCACAACAGCCGTGGAGAGCGCAGAGCCATTGAGAAGCTGTCCATTGAGGGTGATTATCAAACTGATCCATCAATCTCATGTCTTTACTAACACTCCAAATGTCTTTATGACGTAACATGTGTTACAAGGGACTGACTCtgtcctctgccccccccttcAGCCCTGGCCAGTCTGGATGGAGAGTTCAAGGGAAAGTACTACCCCCTGAACGGCATGACCGACGCTGAGCAGGATCAGCTGATCAATGATCACTTCCTGTTCGACAAGCCCGTGTCCCCCCTGCTGACCTGCGCCGGAATGGCCCGTGACTGGCCCGACGGCAGAGGCATCTggtgagaaacacagacacacactggagagaAGGTCTGACTCCATCGGGGGTTCTCCCTGTTTAGAAACTAAAAAGAT
Protein-coding regions in this window:
- the ckmb gene encoding creatine kinase, muscle b, translated to MAKNCHNDYKMKFSKDEEFPDLSLHNNHMSKVLTKEIYDKLRGKSTPSGFTVDDVIQTGVDNPGHPFIMTVGCVAGDEECYEVFKDLLDPIISDRHGGYKPTDKHKTDLEFEHLKGGDDLDPNYVLSSRVRTGRSIKGFTLPPHNSRGERRAIEKLSIEALASLDGEFKGKYYPLNGMTDAEQDQLINDHFLFDKPVSPLLTCAGMARDWPDGRGIWHNDDKTFLVWVNEEDHLRVISMQKGGNMKEVFRRFCVGLKKIEAIFKKHNHGFSWSEHLGYILTCPSNLGTGLRGGVHVKLAKLCTHAKFEEILTRLRLQKRGTGGVDTASVGGVFDISNADRLGSSEVDQVQMVVDGVKLMVEMEKKLEKGESIDGMIPAQK